A window of Poecilia reticulata strain Guanapo linkage group LG23, Guppy_female_1.0+MT, whole genome shotgun sequence genomic DNA:
caaatataagcTGGGTCTACTCTTTCTGGTaagaaaattgtttaaatattcaGACAAAGCCACGAGCTTGTCGATGTTTACAatagtgttgttgttgtttctctgcaacttgTGATGACACACGTATCCAAATGATGGATATGTGTTTGAACCCGCATGTATAATTTTGACCCAGCGTAAATCTGCTACTAATCTAAACTTAGTAGATTAGTAGATGTTATGTTGGAACAATTTTTATATTGTTCCAACATAACATCATTTTAACATAATTCGTTAAAAGCGCCAAACGAACATGACATTAATCCGAAAGATAagcgtatgtaaacttctgacagGAAACGTAAAAATAACTGCAACCCCATTGTTGAATGTAACGCcgtacaaaaacatgactttttccTTGTTCTTAAGagattctttgattttttttttttttttttcatgagacAAAAAGCTTTGGAATGATTATTTACTGTGTGCAAATTGGAAACGTCAAACGTGATTTTAGAATCTAACAGAATCTTGCCGTGCAAAGCCGTCTCTAGGTTTACCGATCACCTCTGTGGTTTCAGATCATAATAAGAGCAAGTAATTTAAACtcaaagcaaatgtttaaattaagaTTAATGGATTGTAATGATGACTGGGAAATTATATGCTTATTGGCCCCATTATTCTCAAGTCAACGTCACCATATatttagttaattaaaaactaacatGAGATGTTGcattgtcaaaaataataataatgtcaaaCTGAAcgcaaaactaaaactgaaaaaaaaaagtcaaatacagAATTTAGTGCCTGTGTAGaacattttacctttttttaaaaaaaaaattaattttaaatatcataaCCATAGGTGTGATTTGTAAACTAGGAGACTGGATTTGCATGGGACATCACAGACAggctctgttgttgttttgcatagAAAGTAAGATGAGTCATTTcctgtttgtggtttttggGTTTTGGAGTGAGTGTTGGCGGTGGGGTGGGGGATGGGGGATGGGGATGCGGGCGTTGGGCATCAATTCCAGAGATATAGAAAATGCTGCttcacatatttctttttttgtcaccaactcagaacaaaatgtgtttaggcttcagaaaaaaaaaaaccccacaggaaAACGTCTAAGACAGCAAAGAAACACTGATGCAATATGTCTTGGGTCATTCTTTTGAAAAGTGGGAAGACATACGAAAAttgaaaaagacacaaagttGGATGTGatgatgaataaaatgtgaaataaaataaaatgtgtgcgGTTTCTCTTTCCGTTTTCTCCcactatttctttttatttatttttttttcagcagaagatgcatcaaaaacagaacatgcCTGGACAACCTATCATTAATAAAGGTTTtcagagtgattttttttttttttttaaatcacacatatTACCAACTCATTTACAATTAGATACTTTCTAAATCTTAGACATTGCACTGTTGTGATTAACAAAAGCATTATtcacatgtttttcattaaggTAGACACTCTTGGAGCTTCAGTTTTTCACCAATTTCTTCAAGAAATAGAGTTCTTCACACCTATATTTTTATGGGGGGTGGAGGgttcactgaaataaaaatagttttttgaaaGAAACCCTTTTAAAGTGAGGTTTCTACAGCAGTTCAACAtctaatttacttttttctttttttttttgcttttgtgcaACTGTCAGAAACTGATGTAGGACTCTGTAAATTGCTGCTGTCAGAAATTCAATCTGTCCTTGTTTTTGCAAGGATGGGTGTCTTCACTTGCAGCAGGCTTTCTTCTTAATGGGCTGAGCACTGAGGCTGACTGTTGTGTCTCTTACCGTGTCCTCCTGCTCCATTAAAATCCTAAAAAGCACAAGAGCAGGAAGAGGGAATGAGTCAACAGTGACCATCAGTCACATCACCTATGGTGAAAACTGGAAcacaaaatgctttttcttttttttttttctctcttccccATTTTCACTCCAGCTTCTCCTTAGCAACTGGATTTTATAACTAAGGTGTTTCAAAGTTAGTGTCTTACCTGGCCAGGTGAGTCAGGGACTCGGTCACATTTTTGCCGGTGTAGGCGCTGACCTCAAAGAATATCACCTTGTTTTCCTAAGAAAgacgagcaaaaaaaaaaaaaaaagatgtgaaatcATGTGACGTGCGTCTCTTTTTTCCACACagataaaacagaattttattaCACCGATTGTTTCTTTACAAGTAAGAAGAAGTCAGAACGTGTATTATCCTGGAGGCACACTTACAGACGCTAGTTGCTCTGCATCTTTAAAGGACACCTCCCTCTCTCTTGTCATGTCCATTTTGTTGCCCAGCAGGAGAATGGGTATGCCCTCACCTGCTGCCTCCtgggaaaataaaagacaggGTGCCACCGTTAAGAGCACTAAACTAGCTTTCGCATTGCATTTCTGTGAGATGGATTAGATTTAATCAAAGCTTGAGGTGGAAGCAGCAGTGTCCCAACCACTGGCTTTGAGGACCACCACCTTCCCACTACGATTCCTCCCAGACCGAATCCATAGGAAGTTGGTGAGgctgtttgaaaatgttgaaaataatgCCAGCATgtgttttaagcttttttatgAGGATACAAGAATAGCTTTGATGGTGCTCATATCTTTTAAGTATAAGATTAATGAGCAAGTTTGTGTTGTATGGTGAGAAACCCTAATTTAAAGGCTAGTCACTCCCATTTGGTTATGAATATCTCAAATTTTCCAAAATGACAGACTTTTTTTCGTTTGTTTCAAACCTATAGCGAACATAGTGAAAGTGCTTTAAAGAACTTCAACAtgtgaagtcatttttttttctggacatttttgaagttctaaatttattttaaattcaatgaAGTCCAATGCTTTCGCAGGTTTTCCTGACTTATCGTTCATGTTTAGGCCCCTGGAGTAAGTACAGTAAACCATATGTTCTAAACGTCATTgagaaatagaaagaaaaacagacgtCGACCTGAAAACAACTTGGAACAGCCGGTTGCGTAAAGCTTTTCAGGTTAAATTTCCCCACCTGGACATTCAGAAGCCAGGGTTTGACAGCTGCGAAGCTCTCCGCCACTGTGACATCATACATTAACACCACGCCGTCGGCCTTGCGAAAGAACTGCTTGGTCATGCTGCGGAACCTGGGTGAAGGTTGGAGCAAATTAGGTAGAATATAAAACACTGCACTTGACGTTTACACCGAAAATCTACAATGTCTCACAATCATTTTCTTGGGAATGCAGCCGTTCATTAGTAGCACTAATAGCGCATAAGTTAATTATCTGATGGTTTTAGATGACTGATCTTAGAATACTTTATGAACTCACCTCTCCTGTCCTGCAGTGTCCCAAAGCTGCATTGCTATTTGCATATTGTCCAGCGTTAACGTCTTCACGCTGTAGTCGATGCCTAGTGAGAAAAAGGTTTAGCATGTATTCCATATTAATATGTTACACTGATGTACCAGTTACACAACAGAGTACACAGTGCTGGCCGCATTTATTGGCACGGCTAATAAAGAGGAAAGCAGTAAAATAGATTCATCTCTTATTGCAGCAGCttaatctcacactgaaaatcttcagtaaaataaaatttttattacaCTATAAATTATGttagaggaggaaaaaaaaaatcacactaagattgttttttgtaccagctgggaaaaaaaatttgatcaTCTTGCTGCATTTTTCATAGCCCCCTTTTGATGATAGATCAGAATTTAGTCTTACCTAAAATGACATGATTTGTTTTGgatcacagcatcacagatccgcCACAATACCAGAATGTCAGAAATATCTGCCTTTCCACATACTTATCTTTTGTTTACCGTTAGATCAATGTCtgatctgataaaaaaaaaaacaaccgttTAGCATTTAGAATTTCTGATcacctataaaaagtattttaaaaagtctacaATTACCTCTCTATAAAGGACTGTTTGGGACACCGACAACTGAGCtcgttaaaaaaagagaaacgtaaataaaacaatttgaatgTGTATATGATTGACTGAATGTAAAGTGGAAATTGCTTTGGAGTCCTCAGACTTGGAAAAAGCCCTATACAAATGCAGGCCATGTACACCATGGagttattttgtggtttttaacaaGGGATGCTAAGAAATGTGAGCAGCATTGCTTTGATTTACTAAAGATTGCTATCAAGAATGGCCACTAGAGGACCTTCGAGTGACTTGTACCAGAGAAAAGAGAGGGAATGAGGATAATTGAGTGTGAGGGATGAAAGCAGgcttaaaaaaatcacaaggagTCACTTAATCTCCTGTACAATGTGAGTCGGAGCTCTAAGACAGGCAGTGTGACTTCATAAGCCCTTCCATGTGATACTTATTCACCCTCAGATCTTCTTTGTTAACGTCTATAAGCATACGACTTCCGTTTGTTTCATGGTCGCAGAAtgaatgtctttcttctcaCCCACAGTAGCCGTTGTGGACGGGTGGAAACGGCCCTCACAAAAGGAGCGCAGCAAGGATGTCTTGCCTACGCTGGAGTTCCCGACCAGGACGACCTTAAACAGACGATCCGGGGCAAACACTGCGCTTTCCTTTGCTTTCTGGGGGATGATAAAATGAGTCGTATTTGTTTCGCAAACTAAAACTGGTAGTGACTCGTTTGAGACAAACTGGAGCAGTAGACTCACTGGTTTGGCCTCCCTCCCAACAGGCTGGCATCGTGGAGACGCTGGAGTCTTCTTCACTTGGGATTTTTTACTAGAAGAAGATCCGGTAGGAACAGTGACGTGTCTCGCAAGAGGCGTTGTACTGAGATCAGTACTTGTGACAGCACTAGTCTCAGCCTCGCTATGAGCTTCCTCTTCATAATCATCTTCTTCCTCCCTGAGCTGGTGCAGTAACGGTTGGGGTCCGCCTTGAAGAAGGTGCGGCAGGTGGTCTTCCTCAATCGAGATGACCCTGCGAAGCGGCCAGCCGTCTGCCGGCTCACCGAGCACGTCCTCTCCCTCTTCACTCGTCTTCCTCTCAGACTCCCCTCTGTTTGAGCTCTCTCTGGTTTTCGCCACCACTTTCCTGCCGGTGGCGGTTTCAGCCGACGTCCTTCTGGGCTTTGGCTTCACGCCTTGTTCTCTGGCTGGGCCTGGGCTGACGTTGCCGTTGGCCAAGGTTGAGGCTTTCTTCGCAGCAGGTCGCTGCCGACGCACAGCGGTGCGGGCAGTAGAAGCTGCGGGGGCGTCGTCTTCACTACTGGAGGAGGAAGCAACAAACACGATTTGAAGGTGCTCTACGGGCAACGCCTCCAGAGACTGGAAGGACCCTTCCACCAGCGGAGGGTCTCTTTAGGAACAGAGGAGAAACAGAGGACAAACTGAGATGACCGGCACAGATATCCGCAGGCCAAATCCCTAGAATGCTTCTGATCTGCatactgaacttttttttttaatctaaactgACAGGCTTCAAACCAGTTTTCCTCCGTTTTTCCTCACGTTTACAGAGCATCCCCAACTACAAACTCACACTACACTACTACAAACTTCaatctttttattgttatgcGTAATTTTGAAGGAGAAGGAAATTGTAATGTGAATGGTGTAAAATGCACTTTGTCATGCTTTCCCCACACACAACCCCAGTAATTGAAAATCAGGTTTGTAcatgtaatgtaacaaaaatgtggaaatgtttcacGTTTTGCCAGTtctgcatgatttttttttgtttttacatcacaaaattCTGTATATTCTTGCCAGCATAGAAAACTATCCCAAAAGAGTACGTTTTCTCACAGTACTAATATGACGACAAATGAATTACCTTTTTGCTGGTTGACTTTCGTCATCAAATAAGTCAGCAAGGCCCTCCatctgcttctgcttttttctgAGTGAggtttgtggcttttttttttttttttttaataaacacaaaagtttACGTAAGTTTATCTTCAATCAGTGAGgttatgcaaatttatttttaaaaaagaacttaCAACGGCGCAGAATATGTCTCGCTCATCCTTCAAGTGTTTGTTCACCTCTCTGGAACGAACATGGTTGCTTTTATCTAGTCAAGTCTCATACATTTAAGGGAAAGAGATCAAGAACCGGCTTGGGAAACTGCCGGTCTCACCTGAGGAGGTCGAGCTGCTTCATGAGGCATCGTTTCTCCCTCCGGAGGCCCTCGGTTATTCTGTACATTTCCCTTAAACGGGACGAACACCACCACAGATTTCTCAGTAAaaagaatacataaaaaaataaaaccgacAACAAAAGATCAACCTTTGAGAATAAACAGTTTCTACCTACATCTCTTTCTCCTGATGGAGCCTGGccgcctgctgctgcagcagagccagGTGCTCCTGAGCCAGAGAGAGCTCCAGGCTGGTGCTCTCCAGCGCTCTGGACAGCTCCTCGTTGGTCGTTTTCAGCTTGACATTCTCCACGTGGCTCTCCTGCCTCTCGCTGTTCAGCTCGTGGCACTGGAGCTCtaactgccaaaaaaaaaagaaaaagtgtttttgtttttcctaattATCCAGACAAGTATCTGCAGCTAAGCATGGAGCATAGATATGGTTTTGTCTgccttttgcttttaaatgcagaataatatttaaattgtatttatcaAAGACCAATTCTTGATTTGTAGGCCATTTCGGTTCAGCAGGCTATCTATATAATTGAACCGGAACAAAGAAAGAGTCAAATCCTGAGTCAGTTATTAGCAAATATCCTGTAGCATGGCAGAGTTCGCAGGACGCAGCAGGAGAGAGCTCCAACAGCTTTCTGCGGCTAATGTTTTCCTATCAATTAAGAACAAAATCCTTTGAATAAGTCCAATAACATCACAGTCCTGGCACCGGTCCCATCTGAAGGTGTCACAATTAGAGCAAAAGTGGAAAAACGGCCACAACTGCTTGCTAACAGGAGACGTTTTCCTTTTATTGTGGTGGCAGCGGTGTTTATTATGAAATAAGACGCAGTCTCCGGTCCTCCAGGTGTCCAGTACTGTAACTAGGCGTGCCGGGGATTAACGTGCAAGGTGCAGTGTGCATCGACGTACCCGTTTCTGCTTCTGgaagagctgctccagctctcGTTCCTTGGAGAACAGCTGGTGCTCCAGCTCCTGGCTGCGCACCTGAAGGCGCTCCGAGTCCTGCAGGTCGGATTAGAAATGCTCCAAGGTTCACACGTAGATAAAAGCTAAACATAAAGACCCAACCTCAAAGATAtgtgccaataaaaaaaatattaaaaattgatttttgtaTCCATTTTCAAATTCAGGAAGACGATGATTTTGAAAATCTCTTACAAGGATCACAAATAGTCTTCATACTAGTTGGAgattcctctttaaaaaaaaaaaaaaagtttataaaaacaagGTATGCTGAACAGGAAatcatttctccattttttttttattttttatgctacCAACAGAGAAGCAGGTTTGAcagtttatttctctgtatttgAGCTCCGGTACCTGCAGCACAAGTcgatctttttcatttttgatctGCGCCTCCATCTCTTCGTACAAGTGGCGGATCTCGCTGTCATGCGTCGCTGTCTTCCTGGAATGAAGAGATAACTATAGTCATTTtgattgcataaaaaaaaagaaaaaaagaaagctttaaaaaaagacagactgtTCTCTAGGCTCTGCCTGTTAGGTATTTACAGAAATTTGCACCCctttgggaaaaaaactaaacaaaaaaaaaaaaaaaacaagactctAAACAGCTAATTAGCGAAGTGTAAAGGAGAAAAGCTGCAGTGTACCATCTGGTGCCATGAGAAATTCTATACACAGTTGATGCTGGCTCTGTTTGTAAGAACAACTGCAATTTTACATAATCCCCCTACTCACCCAgagaacattttgttctgctAAACAGAGGAGGGAAGGagcgatttttatttttattttcattacacATTCAGGAATACCAATTCTTGCACTACCACCAGTCATAAATCGATTGTACTGTAGGTGAATTGACACAGATATAGAATTACTTGTAAACCCAAACTAATAATCAGTGGATTTTAACTGAGACTGAAGTAAAAGAACATGGATTTATTTGTCctattaaccaaaaaaaaaagaagtttcttTCCCTTCAATTTCCTTGAAAAAgccttgttaaaaaaaaaaataaaaaaaaaaaaacactttttcttacCTCTGTAAGGCACTTTCCATCTCCTTCTTTTCCTGATGGGCCTCTTTGATTTGGTATGTTACCCTGGCCAGAAATTCCTCAAAGTTGGACAGAAGGTGAGGCTCGTCTCGCCTGAGCTGGGCCCAAAGGTTGCGCACCTCACCTGGACTGGGGAGCAGGGATTTGctatttaaatgcatttggaCCATGATGGGCTTTgttaataaatacaaagcaGCAACAAGACAAAGGTGGACAAAGCTTACTCCTCGAACACATTGCTGGCTCCGAGACTTTCCAGCAGCATGCAGAAGTGCCTCTCTTCCTCGTCCTCTACCCCCGACAGCCTGGCTTCCCACTGACTCTGGTAAAGAGCCTCCTTAGCCTTCAGGACGGGCCCTGGGGCCTGAGTTTGGTCATCCGTGACAGAGATTCTCCGACCGTGCAGGAACTGACCTGAAGTACACCCAAACAGTTTCAAAGTTTGAACGCACCGGGATGCGCTCCAGCATGCGAGTGTGCGGGTGATCTATTTCTGAAACGCATCGTTCGGGCCTCTGCTGTTGAAGATCTGCGGATCGTTCCAAACTTCTCTGGTGTAAAAGCcgcattttcattcagtttcagAGTTTAACTGAATCGGGTTCACCACGGCTTATTTAAAAGCCACTCTCCCCACACATCTCCACGCTTTAACACCCTCCTAATGGCTTTCAAACATGCTTTATTGGATTGAGTTCACGCTTTTTGAACACATTCTGAACTCCAGGCCGCAGTTGAACAGACAATCCAACataacattttcacatgcaGGCAGTGCAGTTTTTCCTTTGGTAAACTACACACTCCCCCTCTGTAAACAATTACACgcctcaaaagaaaaaaaaaagaacaactaatgaatttttatgcatatttccCATTAAAA
This region includes:
- the cracr2ab gene encoding ras and EF-hand domain-containing protein homolog isoform X1, whose protein sequence is MEEEEVRVNGCGRRESEWGHIALLDKTKEFFQTCDVEGKGFITRTDMRRLHRELPLSAEELEDVFDSLDTDRAGYLTLEAFSSRFSQFLHGRRISVTDDQTQAPGPVLKAKEALYQSQWEARLSGVEDEEERHFCMLLESLGASNVFEDPGEVRNLWAQLRRDEPHLLSNFEEFLARVTYQIKEAHQEKKEMESALQRKTATHDSEIRHLYEEMEAQIKNEKDRLVLQDSERLQVRSQELEHQLFSKERELEQLFQKQKRLELQCHELNSERQESHVENVKLKTTNEELSRALESTSLELSLAQEHLALLQQQAARLHQEKEMEMYRITEGLRREKRCLMKQLDLLREVNKHLKDERDIFCAVPQTSLRKKQKQMEGLADLFDDESQPAKRDPPLVEGSFQSLEALPVEHLQIVFVASSSSSEDDAPAASTARTAVRRQRPAAKKASTLANGNVSPGPAREQGVKPKPRRTSAETATGRKVVAKTRESSNRGESERKTSEEGEDVLGEPADGWPLRRVISIEEDHLPHLLQGGPQPLLHQLREEEDDYEEEAHSEAETSAVTSTDLSTTPLARHVTVPTGSSSSKKSQVKKTPASPRCQPVGREAKPVSLLLQFVSNESLPVLVCETNTTHFIIPQKAKESAVFAPDRLFKVVLVGNSSVGKTSLLRSFCEGRFHPSTTATVGIDYSVKTLTLDNMQIAMQLWDTAGQERFRSMTKQFFRKADGVVLMYDVTVAESFAAVKPWLLNVQEAAGEGIPILLLGNKMDMTREREVSFKDAEQLASENKVIFFEVSAYTGKNVTESLTHLARILMEQEDTVRDTTVSLSAQPIKKKACCK
- the cracr2ab gene encoding ras and EF-hand domain-containing protein isoform X3 — translated: MEEEEVRVNGCGRRESEWGHIALLDKTKEFFQTCDVEGKGFITRTDMRRLHRELPLSAEELEDVFDSLDTDRAGYLTLEAFSSRFSQFLHGRRISVTDDQTQAPGPVLKAKEALYQSQWEARLSGVEDEEERHFCMLLESLGASNVFEDPGEVRNLWAQLRRDEPHLLSNFEEFLARVTYQIKEAHQEKKEMESALQRKTATHDSEIRHLYEEMEAQIKNEKDRLVLQDSERLQVRSQELEHQLFSKERELEQLFQKQKRLELQCHELNSERQESHVENVKLKTTNEELSRALESTSLELSLAQEHLALLQQQAARLHQEKEMEMYRITEGLRREKRCLMKQLDLLREVNKHLKDERDIFCAVPQTSLRKKQKQMEGLADLFDDESQPAKSSEDDAPAASTARTAVRRQRPAAKKASTLANGNVSPGPAREQGVKPKPRRTSAETATGRKVVAKTRESSNRGESERKTSEEGEDVLGEPADGWPLRRVISIEEDHLPHLLQGGPQPLLHQLREEEDDYEEEAHSEAETSAVTSTDLSTTPLARHVTVPTGSSSSKKSQVKKTPASPRCQPVGREAKPKAKESAVFAPDRLFKVVLVGNSSVGKTSLLRSFCEGRFHPSTTATVGIDYSVKTLTLDNMQIAMQLWDTAGQERFRSMTKQFFRKADGVVLMYDVTVAESFAAVKPWLLNVQEAAGEGIPILLLGNKMDMTREREVSFKDAEQLASENKVIFFEVSAYTGKNVTESLTHLARILMEQEDTVRDTTVSLSAQPIKKKACCK
- the cracr2ab gene encoding ras and EF-hand domain-containing protein isoform X2, which codes for MEEEEVRVNGCGRRESEWGHIALLDKTKEFFQTCDVEGKGFITRTDMRRLHRELPLSAEELEDVFDSLDTDRAGYLTLEAFSSRFSQFLHGRRISVTDDQTQAPGPVLKAKEALYQSQWEARLSGVEDEEERHFCMLLESLGASNVFEDPGEVRNLWAQLRRDEPHLLSNFEEFLARVTYQIKEAHQEKKEMESALQRKTATHDSEIRHLYEEMEAQIKNEKDRLVLQDSERLQVRSQELEHQLFSKERELEQLFQKQKRLELQCHELNSERQESHVENVKLKTTNEELSRALESTSLELSLAQEHLALLQQQAARLHQEKEMEMYRITEGLRREKRCLMKQLDLLREVNKHLKDERDIFCAVPQTSLRKKQKQMEGLADLFDDESQPAKRDPPLVEGSFQSLEALPVEHLQIVFVASSSSSEDDAPAASTARTAVRRQRPAAKKASTLANGNVSPGPAREQGVKPKPRRTSAETATGRKVVAKTRESSNRGESERKTSEEGEDVLGEPADGWPLRRVISIEEDHLPHLLQGGPQPLLHQLREEEDDYEEEAHSEAETSAVTSTDLSTTPLARHVTVPTGSSSSKKSQVKKTPASPRCQPVGREAKPKAKESAVFAPDRLFKVVLVGNSSVGKTSLLRSFCEGRFHPSTTATVGIDYSVKTLTLDNMQIAMQLWDTAGQERFRSMTKQFFRKADGVVLMYDVTVAESFAAVKPWLLNVQEAAGEGIPILLLGNKMDMTREREVSFKDAEQLASENKVIFFEVSAYTGKNVTESLTHLARILMEQEDTVRDTTVSLSAQPIKKKACCK